DNA sequence from the Thauera sedimentorum genome:
CCTTGGCGTCGGCCGGCGGACGGCCGGGGGAGAACAGCGCGCGCCGCCGGTGCAGCGCCGCCAGCTGGCGCTCGCCCTCTTCCGCCAGCCAGCGCTCGCCGCCGCTGGCCGGATCGGTGACGATGCGCCGCCCGCTCTCGTCGATGGCGCCGACCGCGTATTCCGGATTCCACGCCGAGCCGAGCTTGTGCACCAGCACCACGTCCAGCTCGCCGTCCAGCGCCTCGGCGATCAGCGCCCCCATCGGCACCGCGCCACGCGGAATGGCCAGCACCAGCGGCTGGCGGCCGCGCTGCGCGGCCAGCGCATCGGCCAGCTGGCGGGCGGCATCGAGACGGTCGGCAAACATCATGTCGCACCCCCTTCGGCGCCCTCGCCGGACGGCCGGTGCACCACCACGATGCCGAAGTCCGGCTCATAGGGCGGAACCCGGCACTCGACGATGTCGCCCGCCGCCACCTGCAGGCGCAGGCCGACGACGTCGGCGCGCAGCGGCAGGCGGGTCACGCAGCGGTCGGCCAGCACCGCCGCGTGCACGGCCTCGGCACCCCGGCGCACCAGGTAGTCGAGCGCGCGCAGCAGCGAATGGCCGGTGTACAGCACGTCGTCGACCAGCAGCACGCGCTGCCCGGCGAGATCCGGCGGGCTGGCGGCCCTGTCTTCCACAAGGCGGGTTTCCGGGTACAGCAAAGTGAGGTCGTCGGCATAGCGGCTGATCGCCAGATCCAGCCTGCGGACCGCCGGCAGGCCGCAGGCCGCCAGCCGGCCGGCGAGCAGGTCGGCCAGCGGCG
Encoded proteins:
- a CDS encoding phosphoribosyltransferase family protein, whose translation is MAESPRRSRLFDAVQLGGVLDDMARQAAGLPGRDLPLAVVGVLRRGAPLADLLAGRLAACGLPAVRRLDLAISRYADDLTLLYPETRLVEDRAASPPDLAGQRVLLVDDVLYTGHSLLRALDYLVRRGAEAVHAAVLADRCVTRLPLRADVVGLRLQVAAGDIVECRVPPYEPDFGIVVVHRPSGEGAEGGAT
- a CDS encoding phosphoribosyltransferase; translated protein: MMFADRLDAARQLADALAAQRGRQPLVLAIPRGAVPMGALIAEALDGELDVVLVHKLGSAWNPEYAVGAIDESGRRIVTDPASGGERWLAEEGERQLAALHRRRALFSPGRPPADAKGRVVIVVDDGLATGATMLAALGAVRSQGPARLICAVPVAARDSLKAVQALADEVVCLHAPVDFRAVGQFYVRFGQVEDDEVVAALAHDRARREEGGKRP